TTTGTTCTCAAACTGCATAAATCATGCAATGTTTTTCCCATTTATAAGGTCATTGGTACATGAAAGATCAATAACCAAAAAGCATTGTCCTTTACAGCTTGGATACAAGTAAGTACAGGGAATGTCCTTGTAACTGCAATTGTGAAAACAAGCAAAGAATACAACTTTGCTGGTGCTATTTTTGCTGAGAGTAAGTGTTGGTCTATGCTTAAGGGTGGTTTCACAGCTCAAGATTCAGGACCAGCAGAGCTCTATTTTGAGGTACCATGGCTTTTGATAAAtgtgtttttgtaaaattttcataaaaccTTTCCCATAAAATTTGACGATGATTTACTTCATTCACGTAACCACACAAAAAAATCAGtgtattataaattgatcttatgAAACTTCCATATGAAACATCTACAATTTTCTAGCTCATCAAAATCATGTAGGGCAATAATACCTCTGTCGAAAAATGGATAGACAACGTTTCCTTACAACCATTCACAGATAAAGAATGGAGTTCTCATCAAGATCAGAGCACTGAGCaggtaaatattaattattgaataaataataaaatatatattttttcacatttttttatcatattaaagtAATgagtattaaaagaaaatttgttcaGTCTTTGTTTTTTAGTCTAAAGCaattaattacaaaagaaaattaaatctttCTCTGACATTTAAAGTAAAGGTTTTATCTGTTTGAGTCCTGATTATATGGTATAAATTGATTTCATGTCTCGTTATTGTAAGTTACATATATGGGAAGAATATTACATATgtcttattaattaaaaattaaaaaatctattttgatacatatatattttttatatttatttgatattattaattttcttatgaCTAGTTactcttaaaaaattattataactttGATTTGGATTTGGCAGAATCGTAAGAGGAAGGTATTAATCCAAGCACAGGATGAACAAGGAAAGCCATTAGCAAACGCAAAGATAttatttcaaatgaagaaggcAAGTTTTCCGTTTGGGAGTTCGATGAATAAATACATCCTAAACAATGCATTATACCAAAACTGGTTCGCCTCTAGATTCACAGTGACAGCGTTTGAAAACGAAATGAAATGGTACAGCACTGAAAGTGTGCAAGGTAAGGAAGACTACACGACAGCCGATGCTATGTTGCAGTTTGCTAAGAACCACAACATAGATGTTCGAGGCCACAACGTATTCTGGGATGATCCTAGTTTCCAACCTGGTTGGGTTCCTTCACTGTCTCCAACCCAACTAACTTCTGCAACAGAACAGAGGTTCAAATCTGTCGTGTCAAAATACAAGGGCAAGGTTATTGCATGGGATGTTGTTAATGAAAATCTACACTTTTCGTTCTACGAAAGTAAACTTGGACCAAACTTTTCGAGCAAAATTTTCGAGGAGGTTCATAATGTTGACGCAGGAACCACTTTGTTTCTGAACGAGTATAACACCATTGAGGACAATAGAGATAGTGTTGCAAGCCCAGCAAGGTACGTCCAGAAGATTAAACAAATTCGAAGTTATAAAAAGAATAGTGCAATCCCTTTGGGAATTGGGTTGGAGTCCCACTTCGGTGATAAGGGTATCAATTTTCCATACCTTAGAGCATCTTTAGATTTTCTTGGTGCCACTCGTTTGCCCATTTGGATTACAGAATTTGATGTTGCAAATCAACCTAGACAGGTATAACTCGACGCTACCGACTTTGCATTTTATTCAATCAAATTCTTATCTTCATGCAACAAAttcatgttatatttttatagtatttaggttaaaagaaaatatttttttaacaatttttttataacagtaTGTGTGGTAGTTCGTGATTGAtctaataaaatagtgatatatagtttattgtcaaaaagttattaagaaaagttgttaacatatcataggttaaatgtgtttttagtCTCTTAATTCTAAGGAAAAATTCGAATTAGTATTTTTTCGaaattttgaattcaattaATCTTATCTGTAGTCGATATGGGACTCCAACACAAATCATTTTGAGGGTGAGACTATACATTAACGGGTGATCCGATAACGGTCCGATAGCAagtaggatagactctaaccatagTTCTGATACTATGttaatgaatgaattttaaacctaactcaacttCAATAAATTGACTTGTAaaggtttgcacctacttatatattataaattggtcttatctctagtcgatgtaaaacttctaatatttatatttattatcatttaagtttttattcataatgaatatttaatagAGTTTTAAACCTATGATTTGTGTAGGTACAATACTTTGAGCTTGGTCTTAAAGAGCTACATAGTCACCCTATGGTTAAAGGTATTGTGATGTGGACAGCCTTGTCACCACAAGGTTGCTACAGAATTTGCTTAACAGATAACAATTTCAAAAACTTAC
The Vigna angularis cultivar LongXiaoDou No.4 chromosome 5, ASM1680809v1, whole genome shotgun sequence genome window above contains:
- the LOC108339476 gene encoding endo-1,4-beta-xylanase 5-like; this translates as MSLIFLLCVILLRGFEVDALSYDYSASIECLTQPLKPQYNGGIIRNPDLNNGLEGWNSFGDAKIEHRESSGNKYVVAHSRKHAHDSVSQKISIEKGKHYTLSAWIQVSTGNVLVTAIVKTSKEYNFAGAIFAESKCWSMLKGGFTAQDSGPAELYFEGNNTSVEKWIDNVSLQPFTDKEWSSHQDQSTEQNRKRKVLIQAQDEQGKPLANAKILFQMKKASFPFGSSMNKYILNNALYQNWFASRFTVTAFENEMKWYSTESVQGKEDYTTADAMLQFAKNHNIDVRGHNVFWDDPSFQPGWVPSLSPTQLTSATEQRFKSVVSKYKGKVIAWDVVNENLHFSFYESKLGPNFSSKIFEEVHNVDAGTTLFLNEYNTIEDNRDSVASPARYVQKIKQIRSYKKNSAIPLGIGLESHFGDKGINFPYLRASLDFLGATRLPIWITEFDVANQPRQVQYFELGLKELHSHPMVKGIVMWTALSPQGCYRICLTDNNFKNLPAGKVVDRFLAQWKPKNLSGVTDKNGYLELSLFHGDYEMKISHSVKNNSSFSQLLNVSPQNQSNTIKQFVKLSVK